From Pirellulaceae bacterium:
TGATAATTCTTGACTTGCGCGAGTTCCTTCAATAGATTGCGAGGATAGGTCTTTTCATCTTTTCGTATCAAATGTGCGCGGTCTGTGCTCGGAGGAGACAATGGTGATTCAGTCTTTTAAGCGATTTTTCTTTTTGTTATTTGCCCTGTGTTGTTGTGTGCAAGCAGCCGAAGCCGTCGTGACACAGCAATCGACGAATAATGTGCTTGATGATGGTACCGCTTGGCTATGGGTTGAAGGCGAGGCCGTTGCAGACTTAACGAGAATTAATCTCGACGGCGACGTTCTCGAGATAGGGAATCCAAATGCGCGTTTCATCGTCGTGGACCAGGAAACGCCGATGAAAACTATTGAATTGGATGTGAACGGATTTGATGTGATCGGTGGCGGCTTGGATGTGCTGCCGGCTGCTTCGAATGCATCGGGTGGCGGCGCACTTTTTGATAACTGGACGCCCGAGGGACCCAATGATGGGGCAAATACTGCCACTTGGCAGATGCAATTTGAGATTCCCGCCACCTACTTCATGTACATGCATTACACGATGTTCAACCGTGATGCAGTGCCAAACTATTTGAATGAAGATTCCATCTATGTTCCGCCGGCATTCAACATGAATAGTCGGATGGATTGGGTGGGTTTCGAAGGTGAGAGATTCGACACCGAAGAAGAAGAACTTGGAAATAGCAGTCGAGATGGATGGATGCCCCTGTCAAAAAATGTTGTCAGCAAAGGCGAAGTTGAGACCAATGACGACCCGTTCAGTGAATTTTGGAACGGAAACTTTCACTGGAGCATCAACAATCAGGCCGTCAATATGGATGAAAATGATTTTTGGGTGAATGATGTTGGTTTGGCAGTCAAGTATGAAGTCACTGAGGAAATGGTTGGTCAGGTACTCGATTTCCAAATCTCGGCCCGAGAGCCCTACGGTGCGATTGATGGCTTTTTGTTTGCCTCGAGTGACCTTTTGCTTGAAGACTACACACAGGGCGAAATAGACGACTTCTTCTTGAATTCCAACGTTGATCCGGGAGTTGT
This genomic window contains:
- a CDS encoding PEP-CTERM sorting domain-containing protein (PEP-CTERM proteins occur, often in large numbers, in the proteomes of bacteria that also encode an exosortase, a predicted intramembrane cysteine proteinase. The presence of a PEP-CTERM domain at a protein's C-terminus predicts cleavage within the sorting domain, followed by covalent anchoring to some some component of the (usually Gram-negative) cell surface. Many PEP-CTERM proteins exhibit an unusual sequence composition that includes large numbers of potential glycosylation sites. Expression of one such protein has been shown restore the ability of a bacterium to form floc, a type of biofilm.) gives rise to the protein MVIQSFKRFFFLLFALCCCVQAAEAVVTQQSTNNVLDDGTAWLWVEGEAVADLTRINLDGDVLEIGNPNARFIVVDQETPMKTIELDVNGFDVIGGGLDVLPAASNASGGGALFDNWTPEGPNDGANTATWQMQFEIPATYFMYMHYTMFNRDAVPNYLNEDSIYVPPAFNMNSRMDWVGFEGERFDTEEEELGNSSRDGWMPLSKNVVSKGEVETNDDPFSEFWNGNFHWSINNQAVNMDENDFWVNDVGLAVKYEVTEEMVGQVLDFQISAREPYGAIDGFLFASSDLLLEDYTQGEIDDFFLNSNVDPGVVGDFDGSGALDLPDVNLLNAEINAQTNNAEFDLTEDGKVDNADLGNWVSVQRKTWFGDANLDGEFNSSDLVRVFQAGTYELEQPATWDQGDWNGDLRFNSGDLVAAFQDGGYEVGPKAAVVVPEPATVSMILIGLVSLMIKRKKIG